CGAAGGAGAATCCGTCACGCTTATTATAAAATCTTCCTCTACTTCCCAAGCAAAACAGTTTCCTGAAACAGGACTAATTGCTCAATTAACGGCTAATCCCATCAAAATTAAAGATTTTCAACCG
Above is a window of Gloeocapsa sp. PCC 73106 DNA encoding:
- a CDS encoding antitoxin family protein, translated to MQPQNCQAIFENGVLRPLTHLQLNEGESVTLIIKSSSTSQAKQFPETGLIAQLTANPIKIKDFQPLTREESHERW